In the Plasmodium chabaudi chabaudi strain AS genome assembly, chromosome: 13 genome, one interval contains:
- a CDS encoding ubiquitin-conjugating enzyme E2, putative, whose protein sequence is MKSLKLAKGLAIFCICIFIFINNGKNTFVKGKSHLDISKCRGSPRFVNKYMNLMINTNNGERKKRYKKGLIEAHINYEKSYNNNHISMSNKFIRRHTNRLLTVDPNKLTSNTPLKSNNNIQKHMRAKYNLGNANYRIQKELHNFLKNPPINCTLDVHPNNIRIWIVKYVGLENTIYANEVYKLKIIFPNDYPLKPPIVYFLQKPPKHTHVYSNGDICLSLLGNDYNPSLSISGLVLSIISMLSSAKEKKLPIDNYTHADAKPGSSQNNFLYHDDKC, encoded by the coding sequence atgaaaagtCTAAAGCTGGCGAAAGGTTTagctatattttgtatatgcatatttatattcataaataatggaaaaaatacttTCGTTAAAGGTAAATCACATTTAGATATTTCAAAATGCAGGGGTTCCCCTAgatttgttaataaatatatgaatttaatgattaatacaaataatggagagagaaaaaaaaggtatAAAAAAGGATTAATAGAAGCACATATTAATTATGAAAAGTCCTACAACAATAATCACATAAGTATgtcaaataaatttattaggAGACACACAAACCGTTTACTAACAGTCGACCCCAATAAACTTACTAGTAATACCCCATTAAAatctaataataatatacagAAACACATGAGAGCTAAGTACAATTTAGGAAATGCTAATTATAGGATACAAAAAGAGTTAcataactttttaaaaaaccCACCAATAAATTGCACATTAGATGTTCACCCGAATAATATTCGAATTTGGattgtaaaatatgtaggattagaaaatacaatttatGCTAATGaagtttataaattaaaaataatttttcccAATGATTATCCATTAAAACCTCctattgtttattttttacaaaaaccACCTAAACATACACATGTATATTCAAATGGAGATATATGTCTAAGTCTATTAGGGAATGATTACAACCCAAGTTTATCAATTTCCGGGTTGGTATTATCAATTATATCAATGCTATCCTCagcaaaagaaaaaaaattgcctATTGACAACTACACACACGCTGACGCAAAACCTGGAAGCAGCCAAAACAACTTTCTCTACCATGATGATAAATGTTAA
- a CDS encoding isocitrate dehydrogenase [NADP], mitochondrial, putative, giving the protein MERSIQSLRKHITYRVTKRYASNGQSAFNLSGKVKVENPIVELDGDEMTKIIWKDIKEKLILPYLDLNIKYFDLSIENRDKTNDQITLEAAQEIKKYGVGIKCATITPDAARVKEFNLKEMWKSPNGTIRNILDGTVFRAPILIKNIPKLISNWKKPIVIGRHAYADQYKQKSLKITKSGKFEIVFTPDDNSSVVRETIFDFKSPGVCLGMYNTEESIKNFALSCFQYALDLKMPVYFSTKSTILKIYDGLFKDIFQDIYEQKFKKVFEQNNLWYEHKLIDDMVAQVLKSEGGFVWACKNYDGDIQSDAVAQGYGSLGLMSSILMCPDGVTCISEAAHGTVTKHYRAYQRGEKTSTNPIASIFAWTRGLQHRAKLDQNKNLQQFCYALEKACIETVENGLMPKDLAVCIKGIKNVTEKDYLFTDDFIDAINENLKLKLLVNQQKNDVHATDTKLHNENWVNYAPQEHST; this is encoded by the coding sequence ATGGAGCGTAGCATTCAGTCTCTAAGAAAACATATAACCTACCGTGTTACAAAGAGATATGCAAGCAATGGGCAGTCCGCTTTCAATCTTAGTGGGAAAGTAAAGGTGGAAAACCCAATAGTTGAATTAGATGGGGATGAAATGactaaaattatatggaaAGATATCAAAGAAAAATTGATATTACCATATTTAGAtcttaatataaaatattttgatttatctATAGAAAACAGagataaaacaaatgacCAAATAACATTAGAAGCAGCacaagaaataaaaaaatatggtgTTGGAATAAAATGTGCAACTATAACTCCCGATGCTGCAAGAGTAAAAGagtttaatttaaaagaaatgtGGAAAAGCCCAAATGGTACaattagaaatatattGGATGGGACTGTATTTAGAGCCcctatattaattaaaaatattcctaAACTTATATCAAATTGGAAAAAACCAATAGTAATAGGAAGACATGCATATGCCGAtcaatataaacaaaaatcattaaaaataacaaaaagcGGTAAATTCGAAATTGTTTTTACCCCTGATGATAATTCATCAGTTGTTAGAGAAACAATATTTGATTTTAAATCTCCAGGTGTATGCTTAGGTATGTATAATACTGAAGAAtccattaaaaattttgcaTTATCATGCTTTCAATATGCATTAGATTTAAAAATGCCTGTATATTTTAGTACAAAATCAACTATACTTAAGATATATGACGGACTAtttaaagatatatttcaagatatttatgaacaaaaatttaaaaaagtttttgaacaaaataatttatggtATGAACACAAATTAATTGATGATATGGTTGCCCAAGTATTAAAATCGGAAGGAGGGTTTGTTTGGGCgtgtaaaaattatgatggTGATATACAATCAGATGCCGTTGCACAAGGATATGGAAGTCTAGGTTTAATGAGTTCTATATTAATGTGCCCCGATGGAGTTACTTGCATATCTGAAGCTGCGCATGGGACAGTAACTAAGCATTATAGAGCCTATCAAAGAGGAGAAAAAACGTCAACGAATCCTATTGCATCTATTTTTGCATGGACTAGAGGCTTACAACATAGAGCAAAATTagatcaaaataaaaacttaCAACAATTTTGTTATGCTCTTGAAAAAGCATGTATAGAAACCGTGGAAAATGGACTTATGCCTAAAGATCTAGCTGTTTGTATTAAaggtattaaaaatgttactGAAAAAGATTATCTATTTACTGACGATTTTATAGATGCCATAAATGAAAATCTTAAATTGAAACTTTTGGTCAATCAACAAAAAAACGATGTTCATGCAACTGACACCAAATTACACAACGAAAATTGGGTCAATTATGCTCCACAAGAACATtctacataa
- a CDS encoding inner membrane complex protein, putative has product MDSETEKKTENVCDVNNSFDETNDTLPDNKKEQHNISSHSNANIETPKPQYNEYSSYTNAVINQLQNNFPFNFGCTGTTFSCKPQNTKVFARRVDNKKKFISNKSNSLSSSFSQNFNPYNVYPNHSFIGNNTESYDYGITMNHNSFDQLNSKYMYDQPSKLTYGYFPDSINYSINGQCLNPNNGYMNIPLCSTDYMYNNDACNFINGFYPLNQNGFTANYAITESVDVNCEKIMKDMLKCFHNIIRYIFKTLKLSFAKINKDLNIKDMYLSPSMPSVHEMDMDCDICRSKYGHMLLNSQNNDYLKFFEGENGPHNLFTRILEIINNWLDAKDYNDGDLMKEKKAEEIIKAYSKEFEQNYYEANNFPTTSDGKIELPHFNNYGRTSAMFI; this is encoded by the exons ATGGACAGTgaaacagaaaaaaaaaccgAAAATGTCTGTGATGTGAATAATAGTTTCGATGAAACTAATGATACGCTTCCAGATAACAAAAAGGAACAACATAATATAAGTTCACATTCTAATGCGAATATTGAAACCCCCAAACCTCAATATAACGAGTATTCTTCTTATACTAATGCTGTAATAAATCAActtcaaaataatttcccATTTAATTTTGGTTGTACAGGAACCACATTTAGTTGCAAACCTCAAAATACAAAAGTGTTTGCTCGAAGAGTagataacaaaaaaaaatttattagtaATAAATCTAACTCTCTAAGTAGTTCATTTTCTCAAAATTTCAATCCTTATAATGTATACCCAAATCATTCTTTTATTGGAAATAATACAGAAAGCTATGACTATGGAATAACCATGAATCATAATAGTTTTGACCAATTAAATagcaaatatatgtatgatCAACCAAGTAAATTAACATATGGATATTTTCCCGATAGTATTAATTATTCCATTAATGGCCAATGCTTGAATCCAAATAATggatatatgaatattccATTATGTTCTACcgattatatgtataacaATGATGCatgtaattttataaatggaTTTTACCCTTTAAACCAG AATGGATTTACTGCCAATTATGCGATAACCGAATCTGTGGATGTaaattgtgaaaaaattatgaaggACATGCTAAAATGCTTTCACAATATTataagatatatatttaaaacacttaaattatcttttgctaaaataaataaagatttaaatataaaagacaTGTATTTGAGCCCATCAATGCCATCTGTTCATGAAATGGATATGGATTGTGATATTTGCAGAAGTAAATATGGACATATGCTATTAAATTCACAAAACAATGACTAtctaaaattttttgaagGTGAGAATGGACcccataatttatttacacgaattttagaaataataaataattggCTTGATGCTAAAGATTATAATGATGGGGATTtaatgaaagaaaaaaaagccgaagaaataataaaagcatATAGTAAAGAATTtgaacaaaattattatgaagCTAATAATTTCCCTACAACAAGTGATGGAAAAATTGAGTTGCctcattttaataattatggtAGAACAAGTGCAATGTTCATTTAA